GGGCGTCGTTACAGGAATCCACCCCAACTATGAAAATGTCTATGTGTGCAGCTCCACCGGCGGCGTGACTGCTGACTATGAGCTGACAGCCGCGGAAGCTGGTGCCACATTGGCCGGCCTAATCGCGCAGGCAGGGGTAGAAAACAGCCTGACCTATCATCGCGGCATTACCGGCTGGACAGACGTCACACCGAAGCTGACCCGTGAGCAGCAGATAGGCAAGACACAGGCGAGGCACTGTTCGTGCTGCTGTATGGCTCTCCTGCAGTGCAGTACGATATTAACAGCCTGACGACTTTCACCGATGAGGCGCCGAAGGATTTCGGTAAGGGTCTGGTGATGCGCACGCTGATGAAATACCAGGGCGACCTGCAAAAGCTGCTTGATACTCGCTGTGTCGGTAAAATCCGCAATAGCACCGAGGGCCGTGCTCAGATCAAGGCGATGGTATTTGAGATGACCGCGCAGAGCTATCTTGCGCTGGGGTACATTGAAGATTTTTCTGCGGATGACATTACCGTGACGGCCGGTACGGAACGTGATGCTGTGAACGTGGGTGTCGGTATTTTGGTAGCGGACACGGTAGACAAAATCTATGTCACCGTGACAGCGCTGTAAGGAGGGGATAAGCCTTGGCAAAAACAAAACTGCAGGACATGTTCTCCGGTCATGATGGAGAGGCGTACATTCGGCTGAACGGCTCCATTGTTTCGGCGTTTAAGATTTCTAAAATCAATGCACACATAGAAGCGATCGTTGAGAATCGGCGGTTCCTGAACGAAGTGATGGAACAAAACGCTCTGCGTGGTCTCAAAGGCGCCGGGGATATGACGTATTACAATACCACACCGGCCTTTATTCGTGCGATGCGCAACTATAAGAACGGTGGTGCCGTTCCGGATATTTCTTTGCAGTTCCACTCGGACTCTGACAGTTCCGAGTACGACCGTATTGGGGTCACGCTGTCTGGCGTGATTCTTGCAAACGTAGGCTTTGGAGCGCTGGACGACAGCAGCGACGATGCGCAGACTATCGACACATCGTTCACTTTCAACGATTTCGACCTGGCATAAGGAGGATATTTCATGGATAAGACTTTAATGCAGTTTTTACACCCGGAACGCAAACCGGACGCAAAGTTCAAGCTTGACCCGTTTGGTGATGCAGAATTTGAAATGCGCGTATTGGGCGCAGACGAAATGGCGAGTATCTCAGCGGAGGTGCAAACCAAGGGTCTGAAAGGCGTCGAGGCGCTGTACCCGGCAGTCGCTGCCAGTTTGGTTACACCCAACCTGCGCAGCGCGGATCTGCTGGACGCACTGTCTGAGCGCGAGGGCCGCAAAATTTTGTCCCCGGTGGATGCTCTGAAAGCGATCTTCACCGGGGACGAAGTCGCCGCGCTTATCGGCATTTATAATGACCACGCTGACGTTACAATCAATTTTGAGGAAAAGGTAAAAGAAGCAAAAAACTGATTAGGCAGGGCGGGGACGGGTTTTATTTTTGGGCTCACCTCGCCCTGCAAAATCATAACCTTTTGCCGCATGAGTTTATGGCGCTGCCAGTGCACGAGCGCGCACTGATTGTGGCGAGTGACTCGATCGTCAGTGATGAAATGAAAAAGAAATAGCGGCAGGGGTTAACCTGCCGCTTGATTAATTTCTTGGATAATTCGGATCACTTGCAGCGTCATAGGTATAAACAATTACCTCCTTTTGATTTGCTAGCCTGGGGGAACAATAATACTGTCCATCGATACACACGACATCGCCTTGTGCTATATACGTCAATAGCGTTTCTAAGTCATCTGTGCTGTATTTTATCCACCCTGAATAATCCTGATTGTTACCACTTTGCCCTTTTGAGGGTTGAGCTTGCGAAGGCGTCGCTGAGGCGGAAGGCTTACTGGGGGTAGATTGCTTTCCCTCTTCATACATTATGGTTACGACCTTGTCCGAATTCTGCTGGAATATTGAATTCCCCTCCGCTACCCCGAATTCTTGAACCCCTAATCTGGTAGCACATCCAGCACTGTCTACTTCATCTAATATATTGGATGATACAATTTTATTCAATTCCACGTACAAAGGAAAATAGGACTCGTTGTTCATTATGATACTAACAGTGAAAGGCTCTGAGACTGTTTGACCTTTGGCATTTTTGTATGAGACAGTCCCGCCGCCTGTTAGTATTGCGTTATCTGCAACCCAACTTGATTTATCATGAGTGAAATTTGCAGTATCAGGGTTTTTCAAAAGCCTTTTAATTGTACCTTCAAATTGCCATTGCGCTTGATTTTCAAACACATCTTCTATTTGCTGCTGTCTCGGAGATAATGCCGGTTCAGAAGAAACGGCTGTTTGAGCGACGCTGACTGCAGCTGTTGCAGTTGAAATGCTGCCAGCATCTTCTGGCGAAGATGCTGAAACGGCCCAAATGCACAATACGATAGCGGAAATAAAAAAACCTGCAGCAAATTTGAATGATCGATTTTTTATTTTTTCGCTTTCAGCTTCAGTTACCGCTTGTACCTCTTTGCCTCCTTGATATTCAGGTGTATAAAATTCGCCAGGTTGAGGTGAAGCACGATTTTGATTACGACCAGCATTGTCAGTTATAACCTCGTCGCCACAATTCGAGCAGAATTTGCTATTCTCTGGGATTTGTTCCCCGCAGTTTTTGCAATACAACTATACCCCTCCAATGATTGTTTTATCATTAAGAAATTATAATGGTATGGGAAAACCTTGCTTGTAATGCACCTTGTTCCTGCACAAACAGGTTCGGGTAGTTTTTTATTTCAGAGCGATTTTCGCCCGGGATAGCTTCAGATATTGACCGTTCTCGATCGTTAAATACTGCTCGTTGCTTACCGTGCCATTGCCGATGATGCTTGCGAATTGGTGAGAACTGCTATTCGCCAACTCATAATACCCTGAAATGGTATCGGTCGGGAAAATCTTATACTCGCCCGCCGGAATATCAATACCGACCCGGTACATGCCGTCTGTCAAATAGCCCGAGGATTTATCCAGCGCCGGAGCTTTATCAATGCTGTAAATCTTTGCACGGGAAACATTCAGGTATTGCTCGTCAGAAACCGTCACGATGGAGCGGCCATTGAAATTATCGTTAGAAATAATAGACTCAAATTTTCCGTCTGAACTGCTGCTCACTTGAAAATATGCGGAAATAGAATCTGTCTGAATCAGAGCGTATTCACCCGCCGGAATGTCTGTTCCGACCTTATACACCCCACTTGCATAGCTTGTGTCAGAGGATATCACAGCGACGGAGCGGCCAGCAACGCCCCCTTGCTTCACACCTTTTTTCACATTGACCTGAATAGAGGCATGTGTACCGTTTATATCGGCAACAACATATGTTGTACCCTCTTTCAGAGCGGTGATCCGATATTTACCGTTCCCCATGGAGGTTAGTGTTACAACGCTCCCATTGCGGGAATCTGAAACTTTCACGTCGGATTGAGAGAGGCCGGGGCCGGCAACGACCGCCTTGAAGTCATAAATGTTTCCGGGGGCCATTGAGTAGCTCTTGGTATCCAGAGTCAAGGTTCTTTCGGTCGTTTGAGCAAAGGCGCTCATTGACCATGAGACTGCAAGAATCAGGGCGGGCAAAAAAGATGCGATTAATTTAGAATTTCTTTTTTTCATACAACATCTCCCTTCCTTGACAACATTTACCAATCTTGTAATGAATAAGGAGAGTGCTTCTCAACTTTGCTGATCTGCCCTTTACACTATTTGCAGTGGTGTAAAGGGCTTTTTTATGCCATTTTTCTCTGTCGCGCAATTTAAAAGTGGTTTATCCAAGTTACGAAAGCATCAACATAGCTTTTCAGAAACGATTTAGTGTTTTCAGAAGTAATTTTACCATCTGCCCCTAAAACGTTCGTTACGTTTCCTATATACGCTTCTGGCTGCTGCATGGTGTAGATATTTAAAAACACTAAAGATTGACGTAAGTGGTGATTTGCTCCGAAAGCGCTTATATTTCCTGGGGATACGCTAATAACCGCACCGGGTTTTGCATCCCAAACGCTTTTCCCATAAGGGCGAGAGCCAACATCAAGCGCGTTTTTCAATGCCGCAGGTACAGAACGGTTATACTCTGGCGTTACAAATAGGAAAGCGTCTAACTTACCGACTTCATGTCTGAATTTCTCCCAAGAGGCGGGCGGCGTGGAATTGTCGTCAAAGTCTTGGTTATATAGTTCGAGGTTTCCAATATCGATAATTTGTGCAGTAAATCCCTCTGGAAAAAGATCGATAACGTTTTGAGCTATCTTCTTGCTGAAAGAGTCTTTTCTAAGACTTCCTACGAACACACCAATTGTTTTTTCACTCATATTGAATCACCCTTTCAAAATTAATTATTTACATTATATCCCATTATTTTTCATTTGGAAAGAAGTGATTTCAACAAAACACTCCATTTATAACCCAATCACGATCGAATGCGAAAGTATGATGGTACTTGACGGTCAACGAAGTGAAAGAACTGCTAAAGATTTACTACGACATTCCCCAGATGATTGATGAGGAGTTCGCCACCATCCGGCACTGCGAAGAAATGAAAAGCACAATAAATCTGCCGTCCGTCAACCTCTCAGGGCTGCCGGGCGGCAAAGGCGTGCCAAGGGACCGCACGGCCAACAATGGCGCTGGCGGACCAGGCAAAGTATTACATGATGAGAGCATGAACTATTACAAAAGTCCATTGTTTATGAATCTCCGTTAATGACGTTGGGCGCCCTATGAGGCGTCCTTTTTGATACCCATTTTTAGGAAGTGACAGCCTGACCGACAAACAGAAGCACGTTCATCAGGAATGTCTTAACAACAAAGGCCGGGTTTATTCCCCGGCCTTTCTCCTATTCTTTATAAAATACAGTATATAAGGTTTGGAGTTGATCCCCCGCTGAATATCCTTCAGGGCAGGCAACTATGTTAATAATATTTTCTTCTCCTATCTTGTTTAAAAAATTCTCAAACTCTTCTATTTGTTTATTTCTTCCTAAAGACCATTTGGGGTTGAGACAAAACTTTGCGATTTTTATCATTCTCTTCACTCCTTTTTTTCATATTAACACAATTGGAAAATAGATCCAGCTTTTAAACCGCATGAATACTGAAAAAAATCAGTGTTCATGCGGTTTTTCTTTATTTAAGCTTGAACTTAATCAAGATTTTACACTTTTAAGAGGACTAAGGGCATACAATAAAATCCCCGCCGGCAAAAGTCAGCGGGGCCGTTTTATTTTGCCGCTGAAAGTAAATCTTTTATGGCAGCTTGCCTACTTACAGACTTGTCTGCCATATGCTGCTCAATCTTTTTTATTAAAGAAGTCTTTCGTTTTACCGCTCCGACCAGCATCGAAATTGTCAAATCTGACAGCTCTGATTTTTTGCTGCTTTCTTCGATTTGCTCGCTTATGGTTAAGTTTATCTAGCGAATAAGTGCTATAAATAAATAGAACCCGCATACCCGTACATTGCTGTGGACTTTCTTCCTCCATTTGTGTATGATAGTTCTATCGAGCCCAAAGAACAGGAGTATAACAATGACACACGATGAACATTGCGGCTGCAACTGCGACCATGAATACCCCCATCAGGCCAGTTCCAATACCGCGCCGATTGAGGTGACGGAAAACCAAAAGGACTTTCTCCATCATCTCGGTCACAGCCATTATCTACCCGTGGCCCGGTTTACTATAAAGGATAGCCGGGAGGAGGAGTATGTCTCCACCGCCCTGGCACCAGTTTTCCTTTGCTCGGCAACCGACGACATGAAGACGGTCAAAGAGGCAGGCATCTTCCTGCAAAGACTGGAAGACTTAGGCCTAATCACCTTAGACTACGACATCCCCTTGCACGGGTACGGTTATGAGGAGTACAAATCAAGCGCACTTTACGAGTATTTCTGCGCAACGGTGGCAGAGGCGGCCTCCAGGCCCAACTTTTTGGGCAATACCCCGGTGCTGGAACTGGGCAGCATAGCCCTGACTGAAGATGGGGAGCAGATTTCTGCCGCGCACTGCGACCACAATCACCATCACCACGAATAGTAAGATGGAAAAGGTGCTTTGCTGGCGGAACCTCCTTAAGAATACCTCTGCCTAAAATTCCGCTGGGGCCAGAACAAAAACGGAAAAACCGCATCAGACAGCTCTTTTCGATCTGTTTAGTGCGGTTTTTCTTTTGCCTATCTTTTGGTATTCGGCCCTAGCGCCTCCTTTTTGGTGTTATGACTTTGATTCTGGTTTTCAGGCTTGCCTTTAGAAACATCTGCACTGATTCCTTGATTGCTTGCTCGGTCGTCGGTGGTTAACGTTTTATTTTGATTGTCCATACTATCACCTCAGGAGTAGCTTGTACGAATCAGCAAAGTTTATCCAAAGAAGAAAGATTGATAAAGGGTCCCCTACCAATCCTTTCTGATGAAGCGACCCAACCAAAGCAGTTCTGAATTGTCGGATTGGAATGGGATAACATATGTTTTAAGATTGCTAACGGCGTATTGCAAAAATGGGGAATTTATCATCTATTTTGCTTTAGTTTTTATAAGAGAAGGCGCTTCAAATGGCAGGTGCAATTGTTACCATTACGCTTGCGTTCCTTTTTTATACGATCGGAGTCTGGGCAGAAAAATATCACGGCTCTTTAAAAAACTGGCATGTCATCGTTTTTTGGATCGGATTTGCTTTCGATACGATTGGAACAATGTTAATGCGAGGACTTTCACATATGTTATGGACATTTAATTTTCACAGTATAACAGGTATTCTTGCGATTGCGTTAATGTTATTTCATGCGGTTTGGGCTACGTATACCCTCCTGAAAGGAAATGAAATACAAAAGCAGAATTTTCATAAATTCAGCATTCTTGTCTGGGTAATTTGGCTTATTCCGTACTTTTCAGGAATGATTGTAGGAATGACAAACAGATAAGGCATAGCAGAAAGGTCCGCATAAGCTACCCCGCCAAGAAAGCCGCCCTGTGAAAACGGGCGGCTTTCGATTACACATCATTCGGTTTTGCAGACTGCTTTTTCGTATTATTACTCTGGTTTTGATTTTCTTCTGTGATCGGAGTTTGTCCGTTGCATTTTTTCTCACGGACTCCCTTGGGATCGGGCTGACTGTCTTTTGGCATCTTTATCACCTCAGGCTCAGTTTTCCCAGAGGAACTATCATCCATTCATCTAACCGAATTACAAGTTGGGGTCATAACAGGTGTACTAAAACCCTAGCCCAAAATCAGGCCGGAGAGCGTTTCGGCTCTTACGTGCTTGCGCATTCTCAAGCATAATCCAAATCAATATTCATCTGGATTTGCGCACTCGGATCATGGCGCAGCAATTCTTTGGTTACCTGCTTACGGAATTCCGAAAAATTGTGAACACTGAAATCCACTACAATATCAAAGCGGATCATATGGTTGTCTTTGTCATAATTAAAAGCGTGAAGACTGATCGCACCCGGAACCGATAAAATAATCTGCCGAACATGTTCACGCATCGCAACAATCTCTTGGTCGTACGTATTGACCGAGTACAAGCCGAAGGTAAAATAGATCCCAAACTTGTGCAGAACGTCCTTTTGAGCTGCCGTCATGGTTTCATATGCCTTTTCCACGGTTACCGTATCCGGTATTTCCACATTTAGAGAGCCAAGGCTATTCACCGGGCCGTAGTTATGCAGAATCAAATCATAGGCGCCCATGATCGGCTCGTATTTCAGAACCTCTGCCTTTATATTTTCCGCCAGCTCTTTTTCTGGCCTTTCGCCGATGATACTGCTCAAGGTATCCCGTATCAGTCCGATACCGGTATACAGAATGAACAACGACAGCAGCGCACCAACATAGCCGTCTACATGCCAGCCGGTCAGCTTGGCCACTACGGCGGCAACTACAGTGACGACAGACGCGATGACATCCATCTTTGCATCCGTTCCCGAAGCAATCAGGGAGTCGGAATCCGCTGCCTTACCGGCGGCAATATGAAAGCGGGACAAGAGCCATTTTCCCAAAATCGTGATCGATAAAACAATCAGTTGGGCGGCGGTGAAATAAACGTCCTGCGGCTGTAAAATACGCTGTGCGCTCGTTTTCAGAAATTCGATGCCGGTCATCAGCACGATAACGGAAACAATCAACCCCGAAACATATTCAATCCGGCCGTAGCCAAGCGGGTGCTTTCGATCCGGCGGCCTCTCAGACAGCTTTAAACCAGCCAGCGTTATAACAGAAGACAGTGCATCCGATAAATTATTGACCGCATCGGATAAAATGGAAACGGAATTTGCAATGGTACCAACCACCAGCTTTACGCCTGCAAAAATGATATTTGCAATTATTCCGGAGGCGCTTGCCAAGCGGATTAGCTTAGAACGCTTTTCCGGAGATTTTTTCTCGTTGGTAAGAAGGGTTTTGCCCCAATTTTCAAACATCCTCTCCCCTCGATTCTTTATGGGATGTGTTATAGAAGATTATAGTCCTTTTTTGCATTTTCGCAAGTCACTAAAACGTCCGCGATTAAGAAAAACAGGTGCTGGTTGAAATCCCTGATTTTGCCTGTTCTTTCCATTTCAAACGCATATGTAATTTATGTACATAATTCGATTTACTTCGATAGATGGTTATGTTACAATGCACTTGTCAGATAGCGTAAGTTTCCTGTATTTATGGAAAGAAGCAGGTGATTTTATTATGGAGGTCATTTTAAAAAATCTCATGGAATCGATGGTTCTTCAAAAATTGGATGAAACGATCGATAAGCTAGGGTGCTGCCAATGTGACAAATGCAGAATGGATATTGCTTCTTATGCCTTAAACCGTCTTCCTCCTAAATACGTGGCCACCTATGAGGGAGAAGTGTATTCAAAGCTCGATGCTTTTACTCTTCAGTGCGAAACAGATCTGTTAAACGCACTGTACCAAGCGGCGCAGGTGGTAACCCAAAATCCCCGCCACAAAAATCCATAATATCGCTGCTTGAGGTTTATATTTGCCTTTCCGCCCCGAGACCTTTCGGTGGCGGACTTTTTTTGCTTTCGTTTTTAAAAATGCACAGCTGTACTGAGAATGCATGGTCTTCCTTCAGGAAATGCGGCACCTAATTGCGAAAACCTGCACTTAGACTATTGGGAAAAGATTACTGTGTTTCACATTCTTGTTGTTTTGCAGCAATAATCGCCAGATTATCGGCGATTGCGCTGAAAAGCACTGCAAGAATATTTACC
Above is a window of Faecalispora anaeroviscerum DNA encoding:
- a CDS encoding phage tail sheath C-terminal domain-containing protein, which translates into the protein MLLYGSPAVQYDINSLTTFTDEAPKDFGKGLVMRTLMKYQGDLQKLLDTRCVGKIRNSTEGRAQIKAMVFEMTAQSYLALGYIEDFSADDITVTAGTERDAVNVGVGILVADTVDKIYVTVTAL
- a CDS encoding phage tail tube protein, encoding MAKTKLQDMFSGHDGEAYIRLNGSIVSAFKISKINAHIEAIVENRRFLNEVMEQNALRGLKGAGDMTYYNTTPAFIRAMRNYKNGGAVPDISLQFHSDSDSSEYDRIGVTLSGVILANVGFGALDDSSDDAQTIDTSFTFNDFDLA
- a CDS encoding zinc ribbon domain-containing protein, translated to MYCKNCGEQIPENSKFCSNCGDEVITDNAGRNQNRASPQPGEFYTPEYQGGKEVQAVTEAESEKIKNRSFKFAAGFFISAIVLCIWAVSASSPEDAGSISTATAAVSVAQTAVSSEPALSPRQQQIEDVFENQAQWQFEGTIKRLLKNPDTANFTHDKSSWVADNAILTGGGTVSYKNAKGQTVSEPFTVSIIMNNESYFPLYVELNKIVSSNILDEVDSAGCATRLGVQEFGVAEGNSIFQQNSDKVVTIMYEEGKQSTPSKPSASATPSQAQPSKGQSGNNQDYSGWIKYSTDDLETLLTYIAQGDVVCIDGQYYCSPRLANQKEVIVYTYDAASDPNYPRN
- a CDS encoding NADPH-dependent FMN reductase, coding for MSEKTIGVFVGSLRKDSFSKKIAQNVIDLFPEGFTAQIIDIGNLELYNQDFDDNSTPPASWEKFRHEVGKLDAFLFVTPEYNRSVPAALKNALDVGSRPYGKSVWDAKPGAVISVSPGNISAFGANHHLRQSLVFLNIYTMQQPEAYIGNVTNVLGADGKITSENTKSFLKSYVDAFVTWINHF
- a CDS encoding HsmA family protein, giving the protein MAGAIVTITLAFLFYTIGVWAEKYHGSLKNWHVIVFWIGFAFDTIGTMLMRGLSHMLWTFNFHSITGILAIALMLFHAVWATYTLLKGNEIQKQNFHKFSILVWVIWLIPYFSGMIVGMTNR
- a CDS encoding cation diffusion facilitator family transporter; this encodes MFENWGKTLLTNEKKSPEKRSKLIRLASASGIIANIIFAGVKLVVGTIANSVSILSDAVNNLSDALSSVITLAGLKLSERPPDRKHPLGYGRIEYVSGLIVSVIVLMTGIEFLKTSAQRILQPQDVYFTAAQLIVLSITILGKWLLSRFHIAAGKAADSDSLIASGTDAKMDVIASVVTVVAAVVAKLTGWHVDGYVGALLSLFILYTGIGLIRDTLSSIIGERPEKELAENIKAEVLKYEPIMGAYDLILHNYGPVNSLGSLNVEIPDTVTVEKAYETMTAAQKDVLHKFGIYFTFGLYSVNTYDQEIVAMREHVRQIILSVPGAISLHAFNYDKDNHMIRFDIVVDFSVHNFSEFRKQVTKELLRHDPSAQIQMNIDLDYA
- a CDS encoding late competence development ComFB family protein, which produces MEVILKNLMESMVLQKLDETIDKLGCCQCDKCRMDIASYALNRLPPKYVATYEGEVYSKLDAFTLQCETDLLNALYQAAQVVTQNPRHKNP
- a CDS encoding DUF6774 domain-containing protein, which encodes MCNPGDDLVLAAATIAISISKGKSATEVNILAVLFSAIADNLAIIAAKQQECETQ